A single genomic interval of Nonomuraea rubra harbors:
- the proC gene encoding pyrroline-5-carboxylate reductase, translated as MIAILGTGKMGEALLSGLLRAGFKPGDIMATTRRSERAEALRETYGVRTVSNAEAAKAADTLILAVKPQDMGTLLAEIAPHVPAERLVISAAAGITTAFVEQRLGVEVPVVRVMSNTPIRFDEAMSVISAGAYAGEEHLKLAEGLLKPVGKVLRIPESQQDAATALSGSGPAYFFYLVEAMVDAGILLGMPRATALDMVTQSIVGAAVMLRDSGEHPVILREAVTSPGGTTIAAIAELERHSVRAAFLAAIEAARDRGRQLASG; from the coding sequence ATGATCGCGATTCTGGGCACGGGCAAGATGGGCGAGGCCCTGCTGTCCGGGCTGCTGCGCGCCGGGTTCAAGCCGGGCGACATCATGGCGACCACGCGCAGGTCCGAGCGCGCGGAGGCACTGCGCGAGACGTACGGCGTGCGCACCGTGTCCAACGCCGAGGCCGCCAAGGCCGCCGACACGCTCATCCTCGCGGTCAAGCCGCAGGACATGGGGACGCTGCTGGCCGAGATCGCCCCCCACGTGCCCGCCGAGCGGCTGGTGATCTCCGCGGCGGCCGGCATCACCACGGCGTTCGTCGAGCAGCGGCTGGGGGTGGAGGTGCCGGTGGTGCGGGTGATGTCGAACACGCCGATCCGGTTCGACGAGGCGATGAGCGTGATCTCGGCGGGGGCGTACGCGGGGGAGGAGCACCTGAAGCTGGCCGAGGGGCTGCTGAAGCCGGTCGGCAAGGTGCTGCGCATCCCGGAGTCGCAGCAGGACGCCGCGACGGCGCTGTCCGGCAGCGGGCCCGCCTACTTCTTCTACCTGGTCGAGGCCATGGTCGACGCGGGGATCCTGCTCGGCATGCCGAGGGCCACCGCGCTCGACATGGTCACCCAGTCCATCGTGGGGGCGGCGGTGATGCTGCGCGACTCCGGGGAGCACCCGGTGATCCTGCGCGAGGCCGTCACGTCGCCGGGCGGCACGACGATCGCCGCCATCGCGGAGCTGGAGCGCCACAGCGTGCGCGCTGCCTTCCTGGCCGCCATCGAGGCCGCCCGCGATCGTGGCCGCCAGCTCGCGTCCGGCTGA
- a CDS encoding efflux RND transporter periplasmic adaptor subunit codes for MTIRYGAAPLLVLLALTGCTSEEPATVQLADVRRAPVTEVVEAPATIGARASATLRSPAQGTIDKLHVRDGDRVRKGQIVARIRSPQAEDQLRQARRASELATPARFSAPSVRLPSLDTAAFDRKVARHFARARAEARKVEDKRTRKQLLNAIDLAGTQYRAQTRALASITAQLNRSISGLMTGVTSGLSSSMASLQAASKSQARAAVKVAERTVKSLTVKAPFSGVVTLGRVSGGGGMPAGVESLLGQLPGGGGGRQLPSLPAGGAAQGTPVAAGVPVSAGDPIVTLTDVSELTLDADVDETDVLLVREGVKAEVELDAVPGATYEAAVTGIGVTPMEGTTGGVSYPVRLRLGAGVFDDGSEAPTPKPGMSAVARLTVRESPSAVAAPASAIVSSGRESVVWAIRNGVAQRRVVKLGAQGDAVVEVLSGLSVGERIVVRGADSVREGQRLP; via the coding sequence GTGACGATTCGGTACGGGGCCGCCCCGTTGCTCGTCCTGTTAGCGCTGACCGGCTGCACCTCTGAAGAACCGGCGACCGTCCAGCTCGCCGACGTTCGGCGGGCGCCGGTCACCGAGGTCGTCGAGGCGCCCGCCACCATCGGGGCGCGGGCCTCCGCGACACTGCGCTCGCCCGCCCAGGGCACGATCGACAAGCTCCACGTCCGCGACGGCGACCGCGTCCGCAAGGGGCAGATCGTGGCCAGGATCCGCTCGCCCCAGGCCGAGGACCAGCTCCGCCAGGCCCGCCGGGCGTCCGAACTGGCCACCCCGGCCCGCTTCAGCGCCCCGAGCGTGCGCCTGCCGTCGCTCGACACCGCCGCCTTCGACCGCAAGGTCGCGCGGCACTTCGCCAGGGCCCGCGCGGAGGCGCGGAAGGTCGAGGACAAGCGCACCCGCAAGCAGCTCCTGAACGCCATCGACCTCGCCGGCACCCAGTACCGGGCCCAGACCAGGGCGCTGGCCTCGATCACCGCCCAGCTCAACCGCTCGATCAGCGGTCTCATGACGGGCGTCACCAGCGGCCTGTCCAGCTCCATGGCCTCGCTGCAGGCGGCCTCCAAGTCGCAGGCCAGGGCCGCGGTCAAGGTGGCCGAGCGGACGGTGAAGTCGCTCACCGTCAAGGCGCCGTTCTCCGGGGTCGTCACGCTCGGACGGGTGTCGGGCGGCGGCGGCATGCCCGCTGGCGTCGAGAGCCTGCTCGGGCAGCTCCCCGGCGGTGGCGGCGGCCGGCAGCTGCCCTCCCTGCCCGCCGGCGGGGCGGCTCAGGGCACTCCGGTGGCGGCCGGTGTGCCGGTCTCGGCGGGCGACCCGATCGTCACCTTGACAGACGTCTCCGAGCTGACCCTGGACGCCGACGTGGACGAGACGGACGTGCTGCTCGTACGCGAGGGCGTCAAGGCGGAGGTCGAGCTGGACGCGGTGCCGGGCGCCACGTACGAGGCCGCGGTCACCGGCATCGGCGTCACCCCCATGGAGGGCACCACCGGCGGCGTCAGCTACCCCGTACGGCTCAGGCTCGGCGCCGGCGTGTTCGACGACGGCTCCGAGGCGCCCACGCCCAAGCCCGGCATGAGCGCGGTGGCGCGGCTGACCGTGCGCGAGTCGCCGTCGGCCGTCGCCGCGCCCGCCTCGGCCATCGTCTCCAGCGGGCGCGAGAGCGTGGTATGGGCGATCAGGAACGGCGTGGCCCAGCGGCGCGTGGTCAAGCTCGGGGCCCAGGGGGACGCGGTGGTGGAGGTGCTGAGCGGATTGTCCGTGGGCGAGCGGATCGTGGTCAGGGGAGCGGACTCCGTACGGGAAGGGCAGCGTCTCCCATGA
- a CDS encoding proline dehydrogenase family protein, with translation MLRQAMLALSKSRRAERLVTTSPLTADVVRRYVADDIGAVVGALTRDGLLVSVDHLGEEVNDPAQAEAAVATYVALLDLLPAGSDVSVKLTALGLRQSQSLALANAATICAAAAGRGVTVTLDAEEHDTIPGLHAVHAALRREHPDVGVVVQAYLPDSLDRCEKLGGARVRLCKGAYTAPGAYTRPADIDRSYVRCLKVLMAGTGYPMVATHDPRLLRIASALAVLDGRDLSGFEYQMLYGVRPDEQARLAGLGARMRVYVPYGSDWYAYLMRRLAERPRNLAFFLRSLMSRG, from the coding sequence GTGCTCCGACAGGCCATGCTCGCCCTTTCGAAGAGCCGGCGCGCCGAACGGCTCGTCACCACCTCACCGCTGACCGCGGACGTGGTCAGGCGGTACGTCGCCGACGACATCGGGGCCGTGGTCGGCGCGCTGACCCGCGACGGGCTGCTGGTCAGCGTCGACCACCTCGGCGAGGAGGTGAACGACCCGGCCCAGGCCGAGGCGGCCGTCGCGACCTACGTCGCGCTGCTCGACCTGCTGCCCGCGGGCTCCGACGTGTCGGTCAAGCTCACCGCGCTGGGGCTGCGGCAGTCGCAGTCGCTCGCGCTCGCCAACGCCGCCACCATCTGCGCCGCCGCGGCGGGCAGGGGCGTCACGGTCACGCTCGACGCCGAGGAGCACGACACGATCCCCGGGCTGCACGCCGTGCACGCCGCGCTGCGCAGGGAACATCCCGACGTGGGGGTGGTCGTGCAGGCGTACCTGCCGGACTCGCTCGACCGCTGCGAGAAGCTCGGCGGGGCGAGGGTGCGATTGTGCAAGGGGGCGTACACGGCGCCCGGCGCGTACACCAGGCCCGCCGACATCGACCGCTCCTACGTACGGTGCCTGAAGGTGCTGATGGCCGGCACCGGCTACCCGATGGTCGCCACCCACGACCCGCGGCTGCTGCGGATCGCCTCCGCGCTGGCGGTGCTCGACGGGCGCGACCTGAGCGGGTTCGAGTACCAGATGTTGTACGGCGTGCGCCCCGACGAGCAGGCGCGCCTGGCCGGGCTGGGAGCGCGGATGCGCGTCTACGTCCCCTACGGGTCCGACTGGTACGCCTACCTCATGCGGCGCCTGGCCGAACGCCCCCGCAACCTGGCCTTCTTCCTCCGCTCGCTGATGTCGCGCGGCTGA